The genomic window TCCGGCCCCCCAACGTGTACGAGCTGTATCGAACATGGGTCACCAGCTACGGCACGGTCTACCAGGGCAACCCGAAACTCGATCCCGAGAGCAGTTTCTCGTGGGATATCGGGGTGGAGCAGAAAATCGGACAGAGCACCGTGCTGAAGCTCACCTATTTCAACAACACCATCGATGACTTCATCTACTTCAGAACCGTGACCCCCACGCTTCTCGTCCAGACGAACGCCGGAAAGGCCGAAACCGACGGTTTCGAGCTGGAAGCGGAAACCAGGCCGTGGGAATGCCTGAAGCTCTTCACCAGTTTCACGTACACTCACAGCGAGATGCTGGACAATCCCGCGAATCCGCTCACGGAAGGCAAGCAGCTCCCCGGGGTCCCCCGGTACATGTTCAGCGCCGGGGGCGAGGTAAAATACCGCAGGCTTTCTTTCACCGCCATCGGGCGCTACGTCAGCAAGCAGTACAGCAGCGATCAGAACCTGGACACCGTCTCCGGGGTGTACGGTTCCTACGATGCGTATTTCGTGGGCGAATTTGCGGCGAGATACAAGCTGACGGATTGGGCGACGATCGATTTCGCGGTGAACAACATCTTCGACAACAACTACTACAGCTACTACAAAGCCCCCGGGAGGCAGTTCTTCGGGGGGGTGACGGCGAGATTCTGATGGCGGCAATTCTGGTCTGGTTTCAACTTGTCCTGTTCGTGGCGGCCGGCGCCGCGCCGGCGTTGGCCCACGCGCTCACCCTGAAGGACGCGGCGGGAAAGGACGTCGAGATCGCGCTCCCCGTGAGAAGGGTCGTCTTTCTCTCGCTCTACGATCTCATCCCGGTGTTCGGCATATGGGACCGCGCGGCGGGAATAAACCGGTGGGCGTTCGACAGCGCGGTGCTCAAGGGGTTCCCCGAGCTTAAGGCATGCACCTCCGTGGGCACTGGGGATTCGGTGAACGTCGAGACCCTCCTGTCCCTGCACCCTGACCTGGTGATCACCTGGTCCTACAAGCCGGAGGTCACGGCTTTCCTTGTCGAAAGAGGGCTCAAGGTCATCTCCGTGTGGCCGGAAAGTCTCCGCGAGCTCTACCAGGTGATCGATCTGTACGGGAGAATCTTCCAGAAGGAGGACCGGGCACGCGAGGTTCGGTCCTTGATGGAAAACAGCCTGGCGGCCACGGCATCGAAAGTGTCGAAGGTCGCGCCGGAGAAACGTCCGAAGGTGCTGTGGGTCTGGACGAAGCCCACAACGGTCAGCGGCGGGATCGGCCTCCAGCAGGATCTCATTCGCCTGATCGGGGCGGTCAACCCCGCGGAACACATACCGTCGAAGCAGGCGGACGTTTCGCTGGAATGGATCGTTGCGTGGGACCCCGATGTGATCTTCATCTGGGGGAGCGCTCGGTACGGTCCCGGGGATCTCGCGTCGAACCGGCAGTGGAAGTCCGTCAAAGCGGTCAGGAACGGGCGCGTTTACAAGGCCCCCGCCTTGTCCACCTGGTCGCCCGCCGTCAGCACGCTCGCGCTCTGGATGGCTTACAAGGCGCATCCCGGATGCTTCGATAGTAGGGAAGCCCTGGAGGCGATCCGGGAGTTTCACATGAAATGTTTCGGGGTTCCGCTGGAAGGACTGGCTCTCGACTAGGTCGGATGGGTTTCGTGAACAGGAAATGGCTGAAGTTTTCACTGGGGATATCGCCGCTGCTTTTTGGCGGGCTGTCGCTCTTTTGGGGGGCATACGGCATTTCTCCGCTCCTGACGGCGAAGATCCTGCTGTCCAAGGTTTTTTTCTTCGACGCGACCCCCGCGCCGGAGCTTTCCATCGTGTGGGAAATCAGGCTTCCGCGGGTGGTTCTCTCGGGCGTGGTCGGCGCGGCCCTGTCCGGGGCGGGGGTCACTCTCCAGGGAATCTTCCGCAACCCCCTGGTCGATCCGTTCATTCTCGGGCTGTCGTCCGGGGCCGCATTCGGCTGTGCCCTGTCCGTGGCCGTCTTTCCACAGTTTCCGATCCAGGTTGCGGCGTTCCTGTTCAGCCTGGTCGCCTCCTTTTCCACCTACATGCTCGCGCGAACCCAGGGAGAGGTGTCGCGCCTGCATCTCGTGCTGTCCGGCATAGTGGTTTCGGCATTCTTCAGCGCGTTGGTTTCCATACTCAAGTTCCTGGTGGACCCCCACAAACTGGTGAGCATCGTCTACTGGCTTCTCGGGAGCTTTTCGCTTGCGGATTGGCGGGCCGTGGGCGTCGTGTCGCTCTCCATGCTTGCGGTGAGTTTCCCCCTGATCCTGATGCGGTGGCGCCTCAACGCGCTGTCCATGGGGGAGGACGAAGCCCGGGCACTTGGAATACCCGTCGAGCGGGACAGGCTTCTGTTCATTGGGGCCGCCTCGCTTGCCGTCGGAAGCGCCGTATCCGTCAGCGGCATCATCGGGTGGGTGGGGTTGATGGTGCCCCATCTCACGAGAATGCTCGTCGGGCCGGACCACAGGGTGCTCGTGCCCTTTTCCCTCGCCGTGGGGGCGGCTTTCATGATCTTCGCCGACACCCTGGCGAGGAACCTCACGGCGTTCGACCTCCCCGTCGGGATCATCACGACGTTGAGCGGCACGCCTTTTTTCGTCTACCTGATGAAACGGGGCGCAAAGGAGAGCTGGGGAAAATGATCGAAGTCAGGGGAGTCACCTTTTCTCACAACGGGTCGCGGGAGACGGTCCTGCGCGAGATCGATTTTCTTGCCCGCGGGGGTGAAATCACGGCGGTTCTCGGCCCCAACGGCTCCGGGAAAACGACGCTTTTCCAATGCCTGCTGGGGATCTGGAAATTTCAGAAAGGGGACGTGCTGTTCGAAGGGGAATCGATGAAGCATTTGAAACGAGTGGAAATCGCCAGAAGAATCTCCTCGGTGCCCCAGGAGCACGAGCCCCCGTTTCCCTACACCTGCTTCGACATTGTGCTCATGGGGAGAACGGCCCACGTGGACGTGTTTTCGTCGCCGGGGGAAAAGGACTCGGACCTGGCCCACGAGGCGATGGAAGCCCTCGGCATTCGTCACCTGGCTTCCCGCCCGTACACCAGGGTGAGCGGCGGGGAACGGCAGATGGTGCTCGTGGCCCGCTGCCTGGCTCAGAACGCGCCGGTGATGCTCCTCGACGAACCTTCCGCTCACCTCGATTTCAGGAATCAGAACCTGATCCTGGCCAAAGTGAAGCAGATCGTGCGGGAAAGAGGCTTGACGGTCATCATGAATCTTCACGATCCCAACATGGCCCTCATGTTTTCCGACCAGGTGCTTCTCCTGAAGCAGGGGCGGCTCATCGCGCACGGAACGCCCGACGATGCGATCACCCGGAAGAATCTCTGGGACGTCTACGGGCTGGAAGTCGAGTTCCTCACGGGCAGCGGATTGCGGATGATATGCCCGAGAATCTGAAAACAGCCGGATCGTAGACTCGGCAAGGAGAGACGCATGAAGCTCCTGTCCATCATGTGGTCGAATTATGTTCCGCTCCTCAAGCAGGCCGCCGCCGAGACCGGAACGTTCGATCTCAGGGCGTACTCGAACAAGCAGCTGAACCTCGACCCTCTAAAACTGCGGGAATGCAGGAAGGAAGTCAAAAGCGCCGACCTGATCCTGTTCTACAGGACGACCGAGTCGTTCTGGGACGAACTGGAAGATGAGCTGAAGGATTGTCGCGGTCGGATTCCGGTTGTGACGGTGGGGCCGGACATCGCCTCCTGGAAGCTCTCCAACGTGAATCCCGAAATCGTTGCGAACGTGTACCGCTACCTCCTGTTCAATGGCGGGGACAATTTCAGGGAGATGCTGAAGTACCTCGCGGCGGCGGTTTTTTCCATCGAGATTCCTTATGACCCCCCGAAAGAGACGGCATGGGAAGGGATTTTCCACCCGCAATGGGGCGGACCTTTCGATACCACCCGGGAATACCTTGAAATCTATCCCCACAAGGACCGGCCGCTCGTGGGCGTGCTCTTCTCCCGTTCCAATTGGGTGTCCGGGAACCTGGAGGTGGAAAGTCGGACCATCGCCGCCATCGAGGAGCAGGGCCTGGGCGTGCTGCCCGTGTTCTTCTATTCCGTCAAGGACACCAACCTGGGCAACCTGGGGGGCGAGGACGTGGTGCGCGGGTTCCTCCTGGCGGAAGACGGCAGCCCTCTCGTCGAGGCGGTCGTGAAACTCACGGTTTTCTTCCTCGGGCAGAAAAAGGGGAATTCATCCGAGTCGCAGGCGGAATCCGGCGTCGGTCTGCTCAAAGCCTTGAATGTTCCCCTCGTGAACCCCGTCATCTCCTACTACAAGGACCGGACGCAATGGCTTGACGACCCGGCGGGCCTCGGGCAGCAGGTCGCCTGGAGCATCGCGCTCCCGGAGTTCGAGGGGGTTGTCGAACCGCTCGTGGTGGGTGCGAGCAAAGGGGTGAGCAATCCGGAGGAGGAAATGTACGAAGCCATTCCGGACCGGATCGACCGCCTGGCCCGCCGGATTTCCAGGTGGGTCCGGTTGCGGCGCACACCCAACCGCCTGAAAAAGATCGCCTTCATCCTTCACAACAATCCGTGCGCCTCCGTTGAAGCCACGGTCGGCGGTGGAGCGCACCTGGATACCCTGGAGAGCGTTGCCCGGGTCCTGCGTCGAATGAAGGATGAGGGATACGCGGTGACTCCTCCGGAAAACGGGAAGGCCCTCATCGATGAAATCCTCGAACGAAAGGCGATTTCCGAGTTCCGGTGGACCACGACCGGGGAAATTGCGGCGCGCGGAGGCTGCCTGGCGCAACTCGACGTCGCGGGCTATTCGCGCTGGTTCGATGAATTGCCCGAAGCGACCCGCAACAGAATGATCGAAGCATGGGGGCGCCCGCCCGGCGAGGAAAAGGACGGCGTGCCGGCGGCGATGGTCCACGAAGGGAAAATCCTTGTCACGGGGGTGCGGTACGGCAACGCCGTGGTCTGTGTCCAGCCGAAGAGGGGCTGCGCGGGAGCGCGGTGCGACGGGCAGGTCTGCAGGATTCTGCACGATCCGAATGTGCCGCCGCCGCACCAGTACGTGGCCACCTACAAGTGGCTTTCGCGGGATTTCGGCGCGGATGCGATCGTTCATGTCGGAACGCACGGGAATCTCGAATTCCTGCCCGGGAAGGGCACGGGGCTGTCCAGCGGCTGCTTTCCGGATATCGGCATCGACGAGATGCCGAATCTCTACATCTACAACGCGGACAACCCACCCGAGGGGACCACGGCGAAACGCCGGAGCTGTGCCGTGCTGGTGGATCACATGCAGGCGGTGATGGTCCGGGGGGAGCTTTACGGGGACCTGGACGAGCTCGAACGGCTCATGTCCGAATACGACAAAATCAAGCTTGTCGAACCGGGCAAGGCCCACACGCTTCGACACATGATCGAGGCGCGGCTCGAAGCCGGGAACCTGCTGCAGGGGATGAAGATCGACCATGACGCGCCCTTCGATGAAGTATTGAAGGCGGCGCACGAGGCGCTCTCGCTGCTCAAAAACACTTATATCCCCAAAGGCATGCACGTGTTCGGAAGCATCCCCGAGGGCGAGAGGCTGTCCGAATTCATTTACGCGGTCGTGAGGTACGAGAACACCCCCGAATCGCTGCGTGGGGTTGTGAAAAGCCTGATGGAAAGGGACGAGGGGTTCCGGGCGCTCGATGAGACGGCCGGCAAAAACCTCGTGGATGAAAAAGCGCAAGCGATCTGCACGGCCTACCTTGAGGGAGAAGCGCCCCTTGCGCACATCATGCAATCGCACTTCGACGATATCTCCCGGTTCGAATCCGCGATCGCCTGCGTACAGGAGAAGATCGACGACGTTCGAAAACGGGTGGCGCTCACCGACGAGATGTCGGCGCTTCTGAACGGAGCGGCGGGCGGATATGTTCCGCCCGGGCCGTCCGGGATCGTCACGCGGGGCAGGCCGGATATCCTCCCCACGGGACGCAACTTCTACTCGCTTGATCCTCACAAGGTGCCGTCCCGTGCAGGTTGGGAAGTGGGGGTGCAACTCGCGGGCCTGACGATCGAAAAATTCCTGAACGAGGAGGGGAAGTACCCCGAGAACATCGCTTTCTATTGGCAGTGCACGGACATCATGTGGTCCGACGGCGAAGGAATGGCCCAGATGATGTACCTGCTCGGCGTACGGCCCGTGTGGCAGGCAAACGGAAAAGTGTCGGGATTTGAAATCATTCCCCTGGAAGAGCTGAAACGCCCCAGGATCGATATCACGGTGCGGGTGTCCGGCATCACGCGGGACAATTTCGCGTCCGTCATCGAGCTGATCGACGAGGCGGTGCAGGCCGTGGCCGCGCTCGATGAACCGCCGGACCGGAATTTCGTTCGCAGGCATCTCCTGGCGCACATGGAGGAGAGCGGGGCGGCCGAGGATGAAGCCGAGGCGTTCCGAAAAGGGACCTTTCGGCTGTTCTCGAGCATGCCCGGGGTCTACCAGGCGGGGACCCAGCTTGCCGTGTACGCGTCCGCCTGGAAGGACGAAAAGGATCTCTGCGACGTGTTTCTTTACTGGAACGGGTACGCTTACGGCAAGGGAGTGTTCGGCGAGCCCGCTCACCGGCATTTGTCCAGGAGCCTCGAAACGGTCGAACTGACTTTTGCCAAGACGGTCACCGACGAATACGACCTTCTCGGATGCTGCTGCCATTTCGGCACTCACGGAGGGCTCATCAACGCCGCAAAAGTCGTTTCGGGCAGGGACATCAAGACATACTACGGCGACACGAGGGAAATGGGCGAGGTCCGGGTCAGGGATCTTGCCGACGAAATCCGCAGGATCGTGAGGACGAAGCTGCTCAACCCGAAATGGATCGAAGGAATGAAGGAACACGGCTACAAGGGCGCGGGAGAGATCGGCAAGCGGGTGGGCAGGGTCTACGGATGGGAAGCCACGAGCAGGGAAGTGGATGACTGGATCTTCGACGACATTGCCCGAACCTTCCTCATGGACGAGGGGAATCGGAAGTTCTTCGAGGAGAACAACCCGTACGCCCTCGAGGAGACCGCCCGAAGACTGATCGAGGCGGCCGAACGGGGGCTTTGGGCTCCGTCCGCCGACGTGCGGGACGCGCTCAAGGAAATCTATGTCGAGATCGAGGGATGGATCGAGGAAAAGACCGGAGAAATGGAAGGCGACTTTCAAGGCGGCTCGATCGACATCATCACTTCACGCGAAGTGGAAAGTTGGAAGGGGAAAATGGATGAGACTCTGGGACGAAAGGGTTAGGGGATGATTTTTCCTTTCACGGCCATTGTCGGTCAGGATCAGATGAAGCTGGGTCTTATTCTCAACGTCATAGACCCCACCATCGGGGGGCTCCTCATCATGGGCGAGAAAGGGACGGGGAAAAGCACCGCGGTGCGGGCCCTCGCGGATCTCCTTCCCGAAATCGCCGTTTCCAGGGGCTGCGCGTTCAATTGCGATCCCGACGGCAAAAACCTGTGCACGTCCTGCGTGGAAAAAGCGTCGCCGGGGCGCCCTCTGGAGAGCGAGACGAGAAAGATGAAAGTGATCGAGCTCCCTCTCGGCATCACGGAGGACAGGCTCGTCGGAACGCTCGATATCGAGCATGCCCTCAAACACGGGGCAAAGCGATTCGAACCGGGGATTCTCGCGGATGCAAACCGAAACTTTCTTTATGTGGACGAAGTCAACCTGCTCGAAGACCACATCATCGATTTGTTGCTCGATTCCGCGGCCATGGGGCGGAATTTCGTCGAGCGGGAAGGAGTTTCCTTCACGCATCCCGCCCGCTTCATCCTCGTGGGCACGATGAATCCCGAGGAAGGCGACCTCAGGCCCCAGCTTCTGGACCGTTTCGGTCTCTGTGTCTACGTACGGTCCATTCGAGAAAGGGAGCCGCGCATGGAAATCCTCAGGAGACGCTTCGAGTTCGATGCGGATCCCGCTGCTTTTCTCGAGAAAATCGAGCCCGACCAGCGATCCTTGTCGGAGCGGATCGTCCGGGCCAGGCGAAACCTTCAGGACATCAAGATGCCGGACGAAATCCTGGAAAAGGTGGTCGGGGTCACCTCGGCGGTTCATGTGGACGGCCACCGCTCGGACATCGTGATTCTCAGAGGGGCGAGAGCGCTCGCCGCCTTGAAGGGGCGGGAGCGCATCGAAATGGAAGATATCAAGGATATCGTTCGCCCGGCACTGAACCACAGGCTCAAGCGGGCCCCGTTCGAAGAGATCGGATCGGGGGCAAGCAAAATGGAAGCGGTGATCGAGCAGTTGGGCCGAAGTGACGGCGCTGCGATTTCGTAACGACAGGGGGCGTCCGCCCGTGCACAGCGTCGTCCCGAAGTTTGCCGTTCAATCGTAGCGTGAGACCGGTTTGGTCTTCAAGGAATGCATGATGTCATTTGCCAGGATAGTCAGTCACGCGAGGGCAAAACTGGCTCTCATCCTCAACCTGATCGACCCCGGCATCGGAGGCGTTCTCTTCCTTGGGCACAAGGGGACGGGGAAATCCACTCTGGCGCGTTCGGCGAGGAATCTCCTTCCTGAAGGCGCACCATTCGTGGAAGTGCCTTTAAACGTCACCGAAGATGCCCTGTTGGGAGGCATCGACCTCGAGGAAGCCGTCCGGACGGGGGAGCGGTCCATGCGGGCCGGCCTCCTCCAGCGCTCGCTTGGAGGCGTGCTGCACATAGACGACGTCAATCTTTTGAACCAGGACCTCTTGAGTCTAATACTCAACAATCGGGAGGGAGACGGAATCGTTGGCGCAATAGAGGAAGGCTCGATCTCTCGACGGCTCTGCCTCTTTGCCGGCATGAATCCCGAGGAGGGAGCGGTTTCGGCCGCAACGATCGATCATTTCGGCCTGTGTGCCGTCTTCGAGACGCCGGAAAAACAAGGCACGAAGACGAGGGCGCTCGCGCACAATTGCCCGGATGAGGCCCTCGATCTGCGCTTGCGCCGGATTGAGGCGAAAGTGAAGAAGAGAATCGAACGAGCGCGGGGGCTGCTCGAACGGGTCGCCGTGCCTTCCCAAATGCGGGCACTTGCCGTGGAGGCGTGCATCGAAGCCGGTATCGAGGGACACCGCGGGGATATCGCCCTGCTCAGGGCCGCGCGGGCCTATGCCGCGTTTTGTGGTGCTCGTGCCTTGTCGGCCAAACATGTCAAGAGGGTCGTTCCCCTGGCGTTGATCCACAGAAGGCGAAGTGCCGCTCCTCCGAGGGAAGAGGAGATGCGGGAGCAGCAGTCGCAGATACCGCGGGCCGAGGAGCGGGAACAGGCGGGGGATTCGAGCCGCGGCGGGGCCGAGGCCCGGGAAGCGCCCGCGGATGGAGACGGGAGCCAGGCCCATTCGTCTCCGAAGTCCCGGGAAGGGCACTCCCGGGAAGAGGTCTTCCCGGTGGGCGATTCCTTCAAGGTGAAAAGGATGCGCTTCGCGAAGGACAGGATCGAACGCAATGCTTCCGGGAGAAGAACGAACACGCGATTCTCGGGCAAGGCGGGACGGTACGTCGGGAGCATACTCCGGGCGAAAAAGCTCGACGTCGCTGTCGATGCCACTTTGCGTGCGGCAGCGCCCTGGCAGATCCTGCGAGGTCGTACGGGAAACCTCATCGTTTCGCGCGAAGACCTGCGGTTCAAAAGGCGCGAAAAGAAAATGGGGCACCTGGTGGTCTTCGCCGTGGATTGTTCCGGTTCCATGGGGGCCAGGAGGAGGATGATCGAGACCAAGGGGGCGGTCCTTTCGATGCTGACCGACTGCTATCACAAGCGGGACAAGGTGTCCCTGATCGCATTCCGCAAGGACGGGGCCGAGGTCGTCC from Syntrophobacter fumaroxidans MPOB includes these protein-coding regions:
- the cobN gene encoding cobaltochelatase subunit CobN, with the translated sequence MKLLSIMWSNYVPLLKQAAAETGTFDLRAYSNKQLNLDPLKLRECRKEVKSADLILFYRTTESFWDELEDELKDCRGRIPVVTVGPDIASWKLSNVNPEIVANVYRYLLFNGGDNFREMLKYLAAAVFSIEIPYDPPKETAWEGIFHPQWGGPFDTTREYLEIYPHKDRPLVGVLFSRSNWVSGNLEVESRTIAAIEEQGLGVLPVFFYSVKDTNLGNLGGEDVVRGFLLAEDGSPLVEAVVKLTVFFLGQKKGNSSESQAESGVGLLKALNVPLVNPVISYYKDRTQWLDDPAGLGQQVAWSIALPEFEGVVEPLVVGASKGVSNPEEEMYEAIPDRIDRLARRISRWVRLRRTPNRLKKIAFILHNNPCASVEATVGGGAHLDTLESVARVLRRMKDEGYAVTPPENGKALIDEILERKAISEFRWTTTGEIAARGGCLAQLDVAGYSRWFDELPEATRNRMIEAWGRPPGEEKDGVPAAMVHEGKILVTGVRYGNAVVCVQPKRGCAGARCDGQVCRILHDPNVPPPHQYVATYKWLSRDFGADAIVHVGTHGNLEFLPGKGTGLSSGCFPDIGIDEMPNLYIYNADNPPEGTTAKRRSCAVLVDHMQAVMVRGELYGDLDELERLMSEYDKIKLVEPGKAHTLRHMIEARLEAGNLLQGMKIDHDAPFDEVLKAAHEALSLLKNTYIPKGMHVFGSIPEGERLSEFIYAVVRYENTPESLRGVVKSLMERDEGFRALDETAGKNLVDEKAQAICTAYLEGEAPLAHIMQSHFDDISRFESAIACVQEKIDDVRKRVALTDEMSALLNGAAGGYVPPGPSGIVTRGRPDILPTGRNFYSLDPHKVPSRAGWEVGVQLAGLTIEKFLNEEGKYPENIAFYWQCTDIMWSDGEGMAQMMYLLGVRPVWQANGKVSGFEIIPLEELKRPRIDITVRVSGITRDNFASVIELIDEAVQAVAALDEPPDRNFVRRHLLAHMEESGAAEDEAEAFRKGTFRLFSSMPGVYQAGTQLAVYASAWKDEKDLCDVFLYWNGYAYGKGVFGEPAHRHLSRSLETVELTFAKTVTDEYDLLGCCCHFGTHGGLINAAKVVSGRDIKTYYGDTREMGEVRVRDLADEIRRIVRTKLLNPKWIEGMKEHGYKGAGEIGKRVGRVYGWEATSREVDDWIFDDIARTFLMDEGNRKFFEENNPYALEETARRLIEAAERGLWAPSADVRDALKEIYVEIEGWIEEKTGEMEGDFQGGSIDIITSREVESWKGKMDETLGRKG
- a CDS encoding ABC transporter substrate-binding protein; this encodes MAAILVWFQLVLFVAAGAAPALAHALTLKDAAGKDVEIALPVRRVVFLSLYDLIPVFGIWDRAAGINRWAFDSAVLKGFPELKACTSVGTGDSVNVETLLSLHPDLVITWSYKPEVTAFLVERGLKVISVWPESLRELYQVIDLYGRIFQKEDRAREVRSLMENSLAATASKVSKVAPEKRPKVLWVWTKPTTVSGGIGLQQDLIRLIGAVNPAEHIPSKQADVSLEWIVAWDPDVIFIWGSARYGPGDLASNRQWKSVKAVRNGRVYKAPALSTWSPAVSTLALWMAYKAHPGCFDSREALEAIREFHMKCFGVPLEGLALD
- a CDS encoding ABC transporter ATP-binding protein yields the protein MIEVRGVTFSHNGSRETVLREIDFLARGGEITAVLGPNGSGKTTLFQCLLGIWKFQKGDVLFEGESMKHLKRVEIARRISSVPQEHEPPFPYTCFDIVLMGRTAHVDVFSSPGEKDSDLAHEAMEALGIRHLASRPYTRVSGGERQMVLVARCLAQNAPVMLLDEPSAHLDFRNQNLILAKVKQIVRERGLTVIMNLHDPNMALMFSDQVLLLKQGRLIAHGTPDDAITRKNLWDVYGLEVEFLTGSGLRMICPRI
- a CDS encoding ATP-binding protein, which produces MIFPFTAIVGQDQMKLGLILNVIDPTIGGLLIMGEKGTGKSTAVRALADLLPEIAVSRGCAFNCDPDGKNLCTSCVEKASPGRPLESETRKMKVIELPLGITEDRLVGTLDIEHALKHGAKRFEPGILADANRNFLYVDEVNLLEDHIIDLLLDSAAMGRNFVEREGVSFTHPARFILVGTMNPEEGDLRPQLLDRFGLCVYVRSIREREPRMEILRRRFEFDADPAAFLEKIEPDQRSLSERIVRARRNLQDIKMPDEILEKVVGVTSAVHVDGHRSDIVILRGARALAALKGRERIEMEDIKDIVRPALNHRLKRAPFEEIGSGASKMEAVIEQLGRSDGAAIS
- a CDS encoding FecCD family ABC transporter permease; translated protein: MGFVNRKWLKFSLGISPLLFGGLSLFWGAYGISPLLTAKILLSKVFFFDATPAPELSIVWEIRLPRVVLSGVVGAALSGAGVTLQGIFRNPLVDPFILGLSSGAAFGCALSVAVFPQFPIQVAAFLFSLVASFSTYMLARTQGEVSRLHLVLSGIVVSAFFSALVSILKFLVDPHKLVSIVYWLLGSFSLADWRAVGVVSLSMLAVSFPLILMRWRLNALSMGEDEARALGIPVERDRLLFIGAASLAVGSAVSVSGIIGWVGLMVPHLTRMLVGPDHRVLVPFSLAVGAAFMIFADTLARNLTAFDLPVGIITTLSGTPFFVYLMKRGAKESWGK
- a CDS encoding VWA domain-containing protein codes for the protein MMSFARIVSHARAKLALILNLIDPGIGGVLFLGHKGTGKSTLARSARNLLPEGAPFVEVPLNVTEDALLGGIDLEEAVRTGERSMRAGLLQRSLGGVLHIDDVNLLNQDLLSLILNNREGDGIVGAIEEGSISRRLCLFAGMNPEEGAVSAATIDHFGLCAVFETPEKQGTKTRALAHNCPDEALDLRLRRIEAKVKKRIERARGLLERVAVPSQMRALAVEACIEAGIEGHRGDIALLRAARAYAAFCGARALSAKHVKRVVPLALIHRRRSAAPPREEEMREQQSQIPRAEEREQAGDSSRGGAEAREAPADGDGSQAHSSPKSREGHSREEVFPVGDSFKVKRMRFAKDRIERNASGRRTNTRFSGKAGRYVGSILRAKKLDVAVDATLRAAAPWQILRGRTGNLIVSREDLRFKRREKKMGHLVVFAVDCSGSMGARRRMIETKGAVLSMLTDCYHKRDKVSLIAFRKDGAEVVLPPTSSVELASRRLAEIPVGGKTPLPAALVAIYNLIRRVLIKEPALRIVAAVVSDGRANQGITGIPVPEEVERCAGLLKGMKNTDFIVVDTEDKSGIMRLDLAQRLAVSLDADYFTCDTLKAEILAELVSRRKN